In Arthrobacter citreus, a single genomic region encodes these proteins:
- a CDS encoding CoA transferase subunit A: MNLVENTYKKIATMEQILPFFHDEMTLMVGGFGGVGSPPTLLQALLESEIKDIDLICNDTGFPDIGIGRMVRNGRVRSIVTSHIGSNPFAGKLMTEGKLKVEFSPQGTLAERIRAGGMGLGGVLADVGLDSMAEDGKDKVFVKGKQFLVEEALNAEVSIIFAKKADPFGNLVFDKSARNMNPHMAMAGDITIVEAEEIVPLGTLNPEEIVTPGVFVDYIISSEGVNWKWAWE, translated from the coding sequence ATGAATCTAGTTGAAAATACTTATAAAAAAATAGCGACAATGGAACAAATCCTTCCTTTTTTTCATGATGAAATGACACTAATGGTTGGAGGTTTTGGAGGAGTCGGTTCACCGCCAACTTTACTTCAAGCATTATTAGAAAGTGAAATAAAGGATATTGACTTAATTTGTAATGATACTGGATTTCCGGATATTGGCATTGGAAGGATGGTAAGAAATGGAAGAGTGAGATCAATTGTTACATCTCATATTGGATCAAATCCGTTTGCCGGAAAGTTAATGACGGAAGGTAAGCTAAAAGTTGAATTTTCTCCACAAGGTACTCTAGCGGAGCGTATCCGAGCAGGCGGAATGGGACTTGGAGGAGTGCTAGCAGATGTAGGTCTTGATAGTATGGCAGAAGACGGCAAAGATAAAGTATTTGTAAAAGGTAAACAATTTCTAGTTGAAGAAGCTCTAAATGCAGAAGTCAGTATTATATTTGCAAAGAAAGCTGATCCATTTGGAAATTTGGTTTTTGACAAGAGTGCAAGGAATATGAATCCTCATATGGCTATGGCCGGGGATATTACAATTGTTGAGGCAGAAGAAATTGTTCCACTTGGTACGCTAAATCCAGAGGAAATTGTAACTCCAGGTGTGTTTGTTGATTACATAATTTCATCGGAAGGAGTGAACTGGAAATGGGCATGGGAATAG
- a CDS encoding CoA transferase subunit B has translation MGMGIDFRQKIAKRAAKEIKNGMIVNLGIGIPSIVPDYLPEDVHVMFHAENGVMGIGPSPEKGKEDENLCNAGGFPITAIKGASYFDSATAFGIIRRGLLDLTVLGALQVSEKGDLANWIVPGKRVPGIGGAMDLAQKAKRVIVVMNHTDKAGNPKIVKECSLPLTSKSCVDLIITEMAVIEVVNNSLVLKEIMSPYTVEDVIKHTGADLKISKDLKMFI, from the coding sequence ATGGGCATGGGAATAGACTTTCGTCAAAAAATTGCGAAGCGAGCTGCAAAGGAAATTAAAAATGGAATGATTGTAAATTTGGGGATTGGGATTCCATCCATCGTTCCTGATTACTTACCAGAAGATGTTCATGTTATGTTCCATGCTGAAAATGGAGTTATGGGGATCGGACCGAGTCCTGAAAAAGGAAAAGAAGATGAAAATTTATGTAATGCAGGTGGTTTCCCAATTACTGCCATAAAAGGTGCTAGCTATTTCGATAGTGCTACGGCATTTGGAATTATACGCAGGGGTTTACTAGACTTAACTGTTCTAGGCGCATTACAAGTAAGTGAAAAAGGAGATTTGGCAAACTGGATTGTACCTGGAAAACGTGTACCGGGAATCGGTGGAGCGATGGATTTAGCTCAAAAGGCTAAAAGAGTAATTGTCGTAATGAATCATACGGATAAAGCTGGGAATCCAAAAATCGTGAAAGAGTGTAGTTTGCCATTAACTTCTAAATCTTGTGTGGACTTAATCATAACGGAAATGGCTGTTATTGAAGTTGTTAATAATTCATTAGTGCTTAAAGAAATAATGAGTCCATATACTGTAGAGGATGTAATCAAACATACTGGTGCGGATTTAAAAATCAGTAAAGATTTAAAAATGTTTATATAG